TTTTATGTCCAACGATTCTAGCTAAATAACCTGATCCATAACCAGCATCGAATGATCCTACTTTAGGTCCAGTTTGTCCAAATCTTGCATTATCAGCAGCGATTGTTAAATCACATACGATATGCAACACGTGACCGCCACCGATAGCATAACCTCTTACCATTGCTATAACTGGTTTAGGGATTACACGGATTAAGCGTTGTAAGTCTAATACGTTAAGTCTTGGGATTTGATCTTCTCCAACATATCCACCATGTCCACGTACTGATTGGTCTCCACCTGAACAGAATGCTAAGTCGCCTTCACCTGTTAAAATAATTGAACCTACTCTTTGATCGTCTCTTGCTCTTGAAAATGCATCGATCATTTCTTGTACAGTTAATGGTGTAAATGCATTACGTACTTCTGGGCGATTTATCGTAATTTTTGCAATTCCTTCGAAAAATTCATACTTAATTTCTTTATATTCTTTTATAGTTTCCCATTGTCTTGACATAATTTGCCTCCTAAAATAAAATCTATTATC
This portion of the Mammaliicoccus vitulinus genome encodes:
- the menB gene encoding 1,4-dihydroxy-2-naphthoyl-CoA synthase, which translates into the protein MMSRQWETIKEYKEIKYEFFEGIAKITINRPEVRNAFTPLTVQEMIDAFSRARDDQRVGSIILTGEGDLAFCSGGDQSVRGHGGYVGEDQIPRLNVLDLQRLIRVIPKPVIAMVRGYAIGGGHVLHIVCDLTIAADNARFGQTGPKVGSFDAGYGSGYLARIVGHKKAREIWFLCRQYDAKEAIDMGLVNTVVPLDKIEDETVQWCKEMMEHSPTALRFLKAAMNADTDGLAGLQQFAGDATLLYYTSEEAKEGRDAFKEKRQPDFDQFPKFP